One window of Rhinoraja longicauda isolate Sanriku21f chromosome 9, sRhiLon1.1, whole genome shotgun sequence genomic DNA carries:
- the fbxo48 gene encoding F-box only protein 48, with protein sequence MAGGYQEDRHDPIDNGNINVPAKPNELDNSPSLVLLLPPKLILKIFSKLDIQSLTYAAMTCRKWNNLIENDDLLWHDHCLKTLGICEKELDEDRASGLSCKTILVKNYKKSKYKQRWLRGDFSRIQSADELQNISMCELNVHDWGEIFDAEMKR encoded by the exons ATGGCAGGAGGTTATCAAGAAGACAGACATGATCCCATTGACAATGGTAATATAAATGTCCCCGCCAAACCGAATGAATTGGACAACTCTCCCAGTTTAGTCCTCCTTTTACCTCCAAAGCTAATTCTGAAAATTTTCAGTAAATTGGACATCCAAAGCCTGACTTACGCAGCAATGACATGCAGAAAATGGAATAACTTGATCGAAAACGATGACTTGCTGTGGCACGATCACTGCTTGAAAACATTGGGCATCTGCGAAAAAGAACTGGACGAAGATAGAGCAAGTGGATTGTCGTGCAAG ACTATCCTGGTGAAAAACTACAAGAAAAGCAAGTATAAACAAAGATGGTTGCGTGGTGATTTCAGTCGCATTCAATCTGCAGATGAGCTTCAGAATATAAGTATGTGTGAATTGAATGTACATGACTGGGGAGAGATATTCGACgctgagatgaaaagataa